The following nucleotide sequence is from Acaryochloris thomasi RCC1774.
TCAGTGTCCGAGATACCATCAGATCGAGGTGGCCATGAGTATCAATGGTGGAGCTGGTTTGGGTCAGATCGCAGTAGGGCGAGATCAGTAGCCCTGAAGAAGGCAGTATCTCTTTGGTATCCCTTAAAGACAGCAGGGCTGCCAAAGCGAGATTGCCCCCAGCGGAGTCGCCTGCGATCGCAACTTGGCTGGGATGAAACCGACGTGTCTCAACAAGCCAGCGATAAGCCGTCAGCGTATCTTCTAGCGCTGCTGGGTAAGGATGCTCCGGTGCAAGGCGATAGTCAATCACCAACACCCTTGCGGATGACGCCTCTGCTAGATCGCTAGCAATACGTCGATAGGTTTGGCGTGTTCCCATGACAAAACCGCCCCCATGAAGATACAGAATGACGCGATCTGGATCACTATTGGGAAGGGTAATCAGCTCGGCAGGAACACCATCAGCATCGAGGGTCTGAACCTGGGCTGTGGGATGGGACGGCAGAGAAAAGCAGCGGTTAAAGTTCGCTCTCATCTCGGCGAGTGTATCGCCCCAAGAAAAATCCTGCAGCATCGAAAGAATGTTGTTCAGTTCATTTTGACTCATGATTAAGAAGGCTCCATATGAAGAACTGAAGGAAACGCAAGTACGAGGCTGTCTCTACGCTCCACTTAGCTGTTTGGTTTGGACTATGCTTCGATCTGAATCTGAGGCACGATACTTACAGGGTTGGCCATATTCCATAGGTTGGGCGAAGCCATCAGGGTCATCTCATAGATCTCTTGGAACTGTTTAGCGGTTGCGTCTCCTTTGACGATCAGTGTCCAATACAGTGACTGACAACCAGGGACAATACTGGGATCGAGTCCAAAGAATCCACGCAGGTCTAAATACCCGCTGCTTTTAATCTCTGCCTTCTCTAGGCGAATTCCGTAGGCGGTGCAAAGCTCAGTGAAGGTTGCCAGAATGCAGGAATTAATTGCCGATAGCAGCACCTCTTGGGGATTGGGGCCCAAGTTTGAGCCACCGATTTCTTTTGGCTCATCAATCACCAGGGTGAAATCGCGATCATAGGTTTCACTGCCCCAATCAAAGGACTTGACGTGAGAGATAGAACGGGGACCGTCGACCCAGGCGCTTGAGACCTGGAAGGTTAGCTTGGCCTGGAGGGGATTGGTTGCGATCGCACCCGATAACTCTTCGAGTTCATTGAGATCAAAACCATTGAGAGTCTGTGCTTGTTGAGTTTGCATCATCATTTTCCTTATCTAGAAATATAGAGGTCATTGAATAGAGTGATAGGTGCCCCCATTCGTTGTCTTGCTGAAGCATTGCCTCAAGAGAAAGCCTGCGTTGTCTCAGCAATCAGGTCATACCCATCAGGCCCTAACGTGCGCACGCTCTCTACAAAGTTGGGGTGGGTCATCCCTGCAACAAGAAAGGTTTGCTGATAGGAAACCGTTTGTTGTTGCTGAATCGCTTCTCTGTCAGTGAGAGAAAGCGATCGCTCGGTCACTCGCTCCAGACTGTCAATATCGAGCTGCACCTGGTTTATCAGTCCTGCATTGAGGTACTGAATAACAGCGATGTAATCATCAATGCCGGTGGCAATGGCTGCAGCATCTAAGTCTCGGGCCATTGACTGCACCATCAGCGTATCGAGTCGAGCGTGTTGGGCTTCTTCCTGCCAGTGATGCTTTAACAGACTGCAGAACTGCGGATCGAGGTTCTCTCGCTGATTTTCACGCACGCTTTCGAGAAAGTGACGTTGGGTCATCCATTCAATGTGTAGTGTCATCAGAGCGACACCGAGAGAACTGTGCTGGAGAATGAAACGGGCGATCGCCGATGATGGACCAATACAGTCATAAGGACTGCCGAACCCAGCTTCAAAAGCTTCTGCAAACCGACGGAACAAATGGATATGCTTGCTTTCTTCGCTTGCAACGCCCAGGAAAGCTTGAGTTGCTTCAATCTCATCACTGCCAATCGCCTGAATATGATTAACCACTAAGGGCAAGATGGCTTCCTCTAAAACGCTAAATAAATATAAGTAGCTGTTGCCGCGAATCTGGTTGAGCTTAAGTTGCTCTGCAGAACTCAGGCTGGCGATGGCCCCTGTGTGAGCGAGTCCCTCAGGGAGGAAGGGTTTGAAAAAATCAAGCGAGTTTTTATCGTTAATCAAATCCTGGACACGCCAGTTGATTTTGGTCGCGTCTTTCAAGATTGATGAATAGGTATTGTCATAAGTTATAAGAGCGGCCATGAAACCTCTTGTTTTTGAGTGAAAGTTGCTGAGTTGCCGAAAGCGTGTTGCCTCAACCTTGATTTCAGGCTAGAGAAGAGGGCGTTCCCGAAGCGTTCTTGAAA
It contains:
- a CDS encoding OsmC family protein; the encoded protein is MQTQQAQTLNGFDLNELEELSGAIATNPLQAKLTFQVSSAWVDGPRSISHVKSFDWGSETYDRDFTLVIDEPKEIGGSNLGPNPQEVLLSAINSCILATFTELCTAYGIRLEKAEIKSSGYLDLRGFFGLDPSIVPGCQSLYWTLIVKGDATAKQFQEIYEMTLMASPNLWNMANPVSIVPQIQIEA
- a CDS encoding alpha/beta hydrolase, whose protein sequence is MSQNELNNILSMLQDFSWGDTLAEMRANFNRCFSLPSHPTAQVQTLDADGVPAELITLPNSDPDRVILYLHGGGFVMGTRQTYRRIASDLAEASSARVLVIDYRLAPEHPYPAALEDTLTAYRWLVETRRFHPSQVAIAGDSAGGNLALAALLSLRDTKEILPSSGLLISPYCDLTQTSSTIDTHGHLDLMVSRTLMDTLTAWYAPHENVKDPLISPIYADLSGLPPLLIHVGAAEILLGDALRLAHQAALANVAVELKVWQDMIHCFQLFAPMLEEGRVAISEAGAFLQHHWSPKNRYEQETDRTMLASLSQSPASRYRTGRSLPR